In one window of Falco biarmicus isolate bFalBia1 chromosome 16, bFalBia1.pri, whole genome shotgun sequence DNA:
- the LOC130159916 gene encoding green-sensitive opsin, whose translation MNGTEGINFYVPMSNKTGVVRSPFEYPQYYLAEPWKYRIVCCYIFFLISTGLPINLLTLLVTFKHKKLRQPLNYILVNLAVADLFMACFGFTVTFYTAWNGYFVFGPIGCAVEGFFATLGGQVALWSLVVLAIERYIVVCKPMGNFRFSASHAMMGIAFTWVMAFSCAAPPLFGWSRYMPEGMQCSCGPDYYTHNPDYHNESYVLYMFVIHFIIPVIVIFFSYGRLICKVREAAAQQQESATTQKAEKEVTRMVILMVLGFMLAWTPYAVVAFWIFTNKGADFTATLMSVPAFFSKSSSLYNPIIYVLMNKQFRNCMITTICCGKNPFGDEDVSSTVSQSKTEVSSVSSSQVSPA comes from the exons ATGAACGGGACGGAAGGTATCAATTTTTATGTGCCTATGTCCAACAAGACAGGGGTGGTGCGAAGCCCCTTTGAGTACCCCCAGTACTACCTAGCCGAGCCCTGGAAATACCGCATCGTGTGTTGCTACATCTTCTTCCTCATCTCCACGGGTTTGCCCATCAACCTCCTCACCCTCCTGGTCACCTTCAAACACAAGAAGCTCCGGCAGCCACTCAACTACATCTTGGTCAACTTGGCGGTGGCTGACCTCTTCATGGCTTGTTTTGGCTTCACCGTCACCTTCTACACTGCCTGGAACGGCTACTTCGTCTTCGGCCCCATTGGCTGTGCCGTGGAGGGCTTCTTCGCCACGCTGGGAG gCCAAGTTGCCCTGTGGTCCCTGGTTGTCTTGGCGATCGAGCGCTACATCGTGGTCTGCAAGCCCATGGGGAACTTTCGCTTCTCTGCAAGCCATGCCATGATGGGCATCGCTTTTACCTGGGTAATGGCCTTCTCCTGTGCTGCTCCACCCCTCTTTGGCTGGTCCAG ATACATGCCGGAGGGGATGCAGTGTTCCTGCGGCCCCGACTACTACACCCACAACCCTGATTACCACAACGAGTCCTACGTCCTCTACATGTTTGTCATCCACTTCATCATCCCGGTCATCGTCATTTTCTTCTCCTACGGGCGCCTCATTTGCAAAGTCCGAGAG gcagctgcccagcagcaggaatCAGCCACGACACAGAAGGCCGAGAAGGAGGTGACACGGATGGTGATCCTCATGGTGCTGGGGTTTATGCTGGCCTGGACACCCTACGCCGTGGTGGCATTCTGGATCTTCACCAACAAGGGAGCAGACTTCACCGCCACGCTCATGTCAGTGCCTGCCTTCTTCTCCAAGAGCTCCTCTCTCTACAACCCCATCATCTACGTCCTCATGAACAAACAG TTCCGTAACTGCATGATCACCACAATCTGCTGTGGCAAGAACCCCTTTGGGGATGAAGACGTCTCCTCCACCGTATCCCAGAGCAAGACCGAGGTCTCCTCTGTCTCCTCCAGCCAAGTATCACCTGCATAG